A region of the Bacteroidales bacterium genome:
TCGACTAAGGTTGAACCTTAGATGAACCTTTTCAAACAGCCTCAACTTAAAGTGTTCAACAAAATCAAATCTACTGTAACTACCAAAGCACAGCCCTCTTTCCGTATAATTATCGCAAATTGCGATTATTTTACTTGTGGGTTGATTTGTTGGGCTTAGGCTTCCGCTTACCAACGGGGGAAGAACCTTAGCTGAACTTCTTCAAACAGAGCCTAATCAGGGAACGCTTAAAAAACCTGCTTTATCTCTAATTTCTCAATATTTGGAATTGTTTTTTTGATTTTTCAACGTAAATTGCACTGTAATATTCAAAGTAATTAGGCAGTTTAACAAAGTAAAGTAATTACCATGAACGTACAAGCCCAAAAAGCGATTATCATAGAGCAGTTTAAACAGGTTAACGATGTGAACCTGATTAACGCTATAAAGAATATACTCGATTATGCTTTGAAGAAAGAGAAGGAAAGCCTTGAAGTCCCCGAAGCTCACCAGAAGTTAGTGCTGGAACGCTTTGATAGAGTACGCAAGAACCCTGAAAGGCTTTTGGATTGGGACAAAGCCAAGAAAACGCTGAAAGCCTGATGAAGAGGTACAAAATAAAGATTGAGCCCGATGCCCTTACCGACATTCAGAAAATTACCGAATGGTACAACGAAAAACAAGCTGGACTTGGCGTAAGGTTTCAGGAAACAGTGGTTAAGCAGATGAATTCGCTGGGCAAAGAACCTCAAGTTTATGCCATTCGCTACAGGGAGATTCGTTGTGTTTTGATAAAGAAATTCCCCTACATGGTGCATTTTTATGTTAACGAAGAGAACGGTACGGTTGAAGTACTTGCTGTGATTAGCACCGATCGCAACCCCAAAATCTGGACAGAGAAAACCAACAGGCATTAAAAAACACAAACCCACACTCAAATAGGAGTGAAATTTGTATTCATTCCTTTCAGGCTTTTGCCTGAAATTCGTATAATGTATAAATTCATTTAACGGTTTTCCATTTCATATCAATCTCAATAATATCAAGAACATAATCGAGACCTGCATAGTTCCTTGCGCTTGAATAAAGGTAATCTTCTGGCTTTGTAACGATACCCGCTCGCACAGGATTATCATGAATATATTCAAGTTTTTGTTCAATGAAATTCTGACTATAGATTATCTCTGCATGACTCTCATGTGTCCACACTTGGTTGGTCTGCTTATTCTTGAATTTTCCATGGTACTCAAAAACCATCTTCATCCACTCTCTACGGCTCTCAATGCCGTCATTTATTACCTCTAAAATTTTTTTGCTCGTGTAGTTCTTGAAATCTCTAATGATTCCGCTTAAATCATTGCGCTCGCTTTGTGCAAGTATATGTATGTGGTTCGACATAATTACGTAAGAGAAAAGGCTTAAGCCTTTATTCTGCTGGCAATACTTAAAGCTATCGATGGCAATATCACGGTAAATTTTCCTTGTAAATAAATCAACCCACCCAACAATTTGAAAAGTTAGATAGTAAAGACCATCCTTTTCAGCAATTTTATAACCTGTAGACATTTTTTGTAGTTTCTATTGCGAATTTACAAATTATACCATTATCAATTGCTTTTACAGTGGTTAATAATTTTGCTGACCTTGATCTCAGGTGCAGCCTACTATTCATAGAACGACGGCGACATGTAGCCGCCGCCGAACCCAATCAATCCTCGTTCGGCTTAGGCTGTGCCTAAGTCGGTTTTATCAAATCAGGCTGAAGCCTGTAAAGATATGTTCGACTAAGGTAGAACCTTAGCCGAACTTCTTGAAGTGACCTCAACTTAACTGTGGTGTGAAATCTGCAGTCACAACTCACTTTCCGTATTATTATCGAAAAATGCGATTATTTTACTTATGACCTGCTTCGTTTGGTTTAGGCTGCTTGCGTAAGTTGGCTTTATCCTATCAGGCATTAGCCTGCAAAGATATGTTCGACTAAGGTAGAACCTTAGCCGAACTTCTTTAAATAGCTTCAGCTTAACTGTGGTGTGAAATCTGCTGTAACAGCCAAGGCACAACTCACTTTCCGTATTATTATCGCAAAATGCGATTATTTTACTTGTGGTTTGATTTGTTTGTTTTTAGGCTGCTTGCGTAAGTTGGCTCTATCCTAGCAGGCTGTAGCCTGTAAAGATATGTTCGACTAAGGTAGAACCTTAGCCGAACTTCTTTAAACAGTCTCAGCTTAACGGGGGTAGAACCTTAGCCGAACTTCTTTAAATAGCCTCAGCCTAACGGGGATTATTCTGTCTATAGTCTAGAAGCCTAGTAAAGAAACTAGATTCAACCTCAATGCAACCAGAGGTTTTTAACTTATATTCTTGAGATATCAAGTCTCGATATTGTGAAGTATACATATTTGCCAATCGCCTCGGTATCATTTATCCAATTTCCATTAGAAAAAGTAATTGTTCCACAATCTATCATCACAGGCTGAATATTTTTAATTTGACCATAACAATTATAATACCCTCGAATGTTTTCTAATGAGACTATTCCTTTCTTATTGGATTTGTTTTCTTCCCAAAATGTTTCTTCAGGTAAATCCTTTTCTATAAAGTTAAAACAAACAGTTGCTGTTTCACCTTCCTCAAAATCACATGGATGACAAAATGCCCAAAATACTTTTCCGGATATTTCAAAAAGAATATCTGCTTCTTGACCTTCTCTGTCAATCCAATCAATTTTTTTAATTAATGCATTGTAATTCATCATCTTAATCCTAATTGAGTGACCGTTTTAATGTGAAAAGTAGAAATTAAAGTACCACCTTCTTTCATGCCAACAAAGCCAAATAGTGATTCACCTGTTCTTGCAGAATTACCCATGTAATAATAATAGCCATTCAGTTGAGAACTATATGTACCATTTCTAATAATCCAATTTGCATCACTTATATAATTTGCTAAATTATATGAAGCCTTTCCTGTGACTTGCATTATTTGGCTAGCATGCCTACCAAAGTGAATAACCGCTTCATCACCACCAAATTTAAAAACTTTGCTAGTCGCAAATAATAGTTTTCCTAATCTAGCGCCTCCCACTGCTACAAGTCCGACAACATCTCCGATAGGTAATTGAGCATCGGCCATGGCTGCAACTGTGAAAAAATCATCCGCTCGGGCAACAAGATCTTCCCAATCAATATTACTAAACCATCCATCCCCTCCTCCTGTGGGTGTAACTCCACCCTCAATTGAACAGGTCAAACTCATATATTTAAGATACTGTTCAGCGGTCATATTATTAGCAAAAGCTCCTCTGGCGTTTGCCTTGCTTTTGGCTTCAGTTTCACCCCAAGAATTAAAGTAATCGTTGTAATCACAACCAGCATTGAGCCCATCTATATCTGATTTATAATATGACATTCCAGTAGACCTTGACCACGATCCGCCAGACGTTGAATTCCCTAGTAAACCAATCGCAACAA
Encoded here:
- a CDS encoding type II toxin-antitoxin system RelE/ParE family toxin; its protein translation is MKRYKIKIEPDALTDIQKITEWYNEKQAGLGVRFQETVVKQMNSLGKEPQVYAIRYREIRCVLIKKFPYMVHFYVNEENGTVEVLAVISTDRNPKIWTEKTNRH
- a CDS encoding RHS repeat-associated core domain-containing protein; translation: HEHMAGFGLINMNGRLYDPYLQRFLSPDPFVQSPTNTQSYNRYTYCLNNPLAFTDPTGYIQQSAFADGCYELTPAYSAFQRAFGLQNFLLNAGRNNTMLAMNPLVAIGLLGNSTSGGSWSRSTGMSYYKSDIDGLNAGCDYNDYFNSWGETEAKSKANARGAFANNMTAEQYLKYMSLTCSIEGGVTPTGGGDGWFSNIDWEDLVARADDFFTVAAMADAQLPIGDVVGLVAVGGARLGKLLFATSKVFKFGGDEAVIHFGRHASQIMQVTGKASYNLANYISDANWIIRNGTYSSQLNGYYYYMGNSARTGESLFGFVGMKEGGTLISTFHIKTVTQLGLR
- a CDS encoding transposase, producing the protein MSTGYKIAEKDGLYYLTFQIVGWVDLFTRKIYRDIAIDSFKYCQQNKGLSLFSYVIMSNHIHILAQSERNDLSGIIRDFKNYTSKKILEVINDGIESRREWMKMVFEYHGKFKNKQTNQVWTHESHAEIIYSQNFIEQKLEYIHDNPVRAGIVTKPEDYLYSSARNYAGLDYVLDIIEIDMKWKTVK